The genome window GAATAAAAAGATTAATGAAAATATTATTCTAATTAATAGCTTAGTCTCAATTAATGAAGAATTTCGAAAATTTACTAAAGAACTAGCAGCAGGAATGCTTCTTTTAAAATTTGAAAAAAATTTTTCTAATTTAATAATTTTTCTACGACCAGAACTTCTTCAACAGATAAGATGGTGTGGTAATCCTAATGAATTTGATTTGCAAACAGATGGTTTACTCAATCCAAGGAACTCTTTTCAAACATGGTATGAATCAGTAGAAAATAGTTGTAAAACATGGAATAGCATCGATTTAAAATTAGCTCAAAATCTGTATAACGAACTTCTACCGCGATTTTACTGGTATGAAAGAAATCTGAAAAATAGGTTTTCATTTAGTAACTTGAATTTTTTAAAAAAAAATAATTACTTTAAAAATGTCTTATCAAAACTAAAAAAATAAATTTATGAAACCCGAAATTCATTTGCAAAACAATTAAACATATTTTTTGCTGCCTCTATAAGCTCTAGTTTAGAACTATCATCTATTATTTTAAATTCATCTAAGAATTTAAGGAACTGTTTCCATTTCACAAAATTATCTTTCCCATATCCATACAAGTAATTTAATTTATCTCTAAATTCTTCTCCAAAAAGTGCAATTAATTTATTATAAAGCATTGCAGAACCTAAGACGGATCCTTCTAATACATATAAAACCCCTACCATCTCATATTTTGACTCAATTTTAGGTAAAAATTCTGTTTTTTTAATTTGTTTTAAATCTACAGCTAAATTTTTTAAATCGGATAAAATTAAATCAGTTTTAAAACTTGGCTGAAAGTAGTTATCTATCTCTGATTTAAATTTTATAATATATAATTGTTCGATAGGATCAATTACTCTATAAAAAATCTTTAAAAAATTAATATAATCAATTTTCGAAATAGAATCTTTACTAAGATAATTTAAATTTTCAACAGAATTGTGATAATCTTTAGTTTGTTCTTTTAATAACTCTCTAATACTTTTTTCATTTAAAACGCTATAGATTTTTTTATCCATAAAAATCATCCCTCCTTTACTTATATTACTTTATGTGGATATATTTTTCATTAATACAAAAGCAAATAATTATTTTTATATTTTTTATTAAATATTATAATTTAACAAAATAAACTATTTTTAATATATTATTCCTATATGAATTTTATTTATTATTTTATATAAATATCTAAAATTAATACATTCTATAATTGATGCTTTATTTTTGAGTTGTTTCAACATAAATATTTATTTTATCTTAAAATAATAATTGTTTATTATTATTTCTAGAAGATAATTGACATATAATTATAATGTAATATAAAAATTTCATACTTAAAGTTATTGGTATCCTTTAACATTTGAAGAAACTTATTAATAACTAAGATAACAAGAATTGAGCTGATTTGTTGGAGAATTTTGTGAAATTTAAAAATCAATTATTACTATTGATGACTGTTTTATTACTATGTTTTACGGCATATTTATTCTATTCAAATAACAATATAAATCATAATAATAACAGTTATTTATGCAAAACGGAAAATAGAGGAGCATTTGACATCGGCTCAGGCGCAACAAAAATTCAAATTGCGAAAGTTAAAATTTGTAACGATGAACAGATAAAAATTGAGCAAGTATACTTCAAAAAAAATGTTGCTGTGAAATACTCCCAAGATTTAGCTGAGAGTGATCAAAATATTTTCTCAGATAAGATTATTCAAGCAGGCGTTGATGCTCTATTAGAATTAAGAAATCAGGGGTTAGAGCAGCTAAAATACAAATGCGGTGATCACTGCCAGGTTGATGTTTGGCGTGGCATCACAACAGAAGCTTTTAGAAGAGCTCAAAATTGGAAAGAAGCACAAAAAAATTTGGCCTCAACTACTGAAGGGCTTTTACTGAAGCGTTTAAACCAATCAGAAGAAGCGTTATATGGATTTTATCCTATTACCAAGCTAAAAGACTTTAATAAGTATCAACATGTTATATGGGATATGGGAGGAGGATCTACCCAAATTACAGCCTTTCAACCCACATTCGTTGAAGCTAATTTTAGTAATAAAGGCGCAAAAAGTATAGAAACAGATTTAGGTTCAAGTTCTTTTAGTCATTTTCTGAAAAAAATACTTTTTGTCACTGAAAAAAAAGATTTATCGACTTTAAACCCAATTAATGATTATAATTTCTTAGAAAAATATGCATTTAAGTATGTGCAAAATAAAATAGATTTATCTTTTCAAAGTAAACAAGAAAAAACGGAAAATTTTTCTGAACTATATAGCAATAAAGACTATATAGCTGTGGGTGGTTTACTCTCTATTTCTCTACCTGAAGTCATGCCACTAATAGATCCAAATTTTAAAAAACATGAGTATGCTAACATCCAAAAAATATCAGAGGTACCTTCTATTAAAAAAGAAGACTTAAAATTGATATATCAAAAATTAAAAAAGATGAGTGACTCTGAACTCGAAGAATTTTCTGATAAAATGGGGATGAATAAAAATTACTCTAAAGTCTTAAGTACAAATTTGTTACTTGTATTAAATTACATGGATAGCTCTTTAAATATTAATAAAATTACTCCTATTTCTACCGATGGAACAGACTCTATTTTATTAAGTAAAGAAATTTATAATAAAAACTACTGGGAACAAGATACCGTTCTAAATTAATTACTGCTATATGAAGAATAAGCCCTAGCATAAGAAGGGTCCCAATATTCTTTTCTTACTTTTGAGACAAGTAAATCTGAATGAATAAATATTCCAAATTCAGCATGATTATTGTAATATAAATTTTCAGAACCAATATATGCCATTTTATTATCTGCCATAATTAATTTTACATGATTCCTTGCACTACCATATTTATAGCCATTGAAATTAAACCATCTAGCAATTCTTAAAATACTTAATCTTTCTAGAGCTCCTGTAGGATCAATGCTGTATGTATCGATTGTATTTTTTATTATACATTTTATCGTTGCTTTATCGCTGAAAGAACTTTCAGTATAACCCAATAATGGTCCTTGTCCTGAAAAAGATGACAAAAGAATATTTACTTTAACTCCTCGAGAAAGAGCTTTCCCTATAACAGCACATGTAGAATTTTGAATTTCAGTACTATTTGGTGTGATATTTCTTATGCTTTGTTGCGAAATATTGATTTCATACTGCGCATTATCCATCATACTTAGTAAAGCATTAGTGGAAAATTCTGCATCATTATAATCCTTAGCACTCATCATTTTTCCGGCACCTAATATATATTCTTTGTTATAGTTTTGAAGAATTACAGGTATATTAAAAATATTTAAATTTGGATCAGTTGGTTCATACCAACGATTGGATACAGTGCATTCAGATTTTTCAGTATTTGTACAGGCAATGCTATTTAAACTAAATTCATCTCCTAATTTACTCTCTAATGCAATTTTACTTAAATATACTCTTCCTAGTTCTGCTACATAAGGAAGATTCAATTCTATGGTTAAATCATTAACTGGATCTTCAAGATCATCATAATCTCTATCTGGAAAATTCGCTCCTCCAGTAAAGAGCTGATCTCTATCTATTGCGATTATTTTTGAATGATTAAAAGCAACAGGATTTCTATAATTTATAACACTTAAATCTAAATAAGGAGAAATACCTTCAGGTAGCAAATATTCAATTACTTTTTCTGTAGCGTTTTTTGTTGGTAAAGGAGACGCTTTATACATACTAAACATGATTCTTATTCTAATAAATTTTTGTTGCTCAAATGATTTTTGATTTAAATAAGAAATAGCTCTTTTTAAGGCTTCTTCCATAGAATTCCCTGGAGTAAACCACAGTGTTGAAATATGGACTACGTTTTCCGTTCTTGCTACTGAATATTCCACATAATCTACAAATTGTTTAGTTGGGTATTCTTTACTAATTGGTGTTCTCCACAAATTAATAGAAAAATCATTTATGTTATGACTCCAATTATTTAAAGGCAGGAGACCCACTAAACCACCCCAGTTAGGCTGGTTTTCTTGATATTTAAGATATAAATTCTTCATAAAATTATAAGACAAATAAAGATCAGAACTATTGTATTGAGCGTTTGCATAATATTTTACAAAAAATAAACAGACTAGAATGAATAATTTTATTTTAAAAAGCATAATATTTCCTTATTTATAAGAATTAATTAACTTGTTATATTTGATTATTGTTTTAAACTTGAAGATAGGGTATAGTACAATAGTTTTAGAAAAAAATAAAGGAAAGTAATTGGAATTTATTTAAACTACTTTCCTTTGTCAGAAATAGAAAAAACCTTAGTTCTCATCATAAGAACTAAGGTCCTTTCGTATTAAGATACTAAACTATTTTTTAAATACTGCTAAAGTAAATCCATGTAACTTAGAGCCAGCACCCATTGGTGGAGTGTCTTTTAACACTTCATTACATTCACTGAGTAATCCAGTTGCAGAGTTAATACTACAAGCTGAAATTTTACCACTTGAACGGCTTAATACATACAATTTATCATTGAAGTATTTTACTGAATAAGGGCCTGAAATACCAGATTCAGCATCTTTACAGTCGCTAAGTTCTCCTGCTGGAGAAATTATACAACGAGCTAAATAACCAGCTTCATTTGGTATGTAAATGTAAGAGAATGTTCCTTTAGCTGATGTAGTAGTAATTATATCAATTAGAGTAGGTGATTTTCCAACTCCAAAAGAACCTGATGGATCGCATTTAGTTATAGCCCCTGTAGCAGCATCAAAGTCACAAATAAATGTTTTGTGTGCACCATCACCTGATGTAATGTATGCTTTTTTATCTTTGAATTCTATAGAATCTGGATGGTTAATATCAAGTGCTTTTACACATTTTTCAATATTCCCAGCAGCTTCGTTAAATACACATCTACCTATTTTGTTATCAAAGTAACTTGTAAAATACAAATACTTGTTAACAATTTTAAGGTCATGCACATCTGAAAATGTGTTTATTGGTATTAAATTACAGTTAGTTAATGAGTTATCAGTACCAATTATACATTTAGTAATAGAAGCTCCGTTTTTATTACCTACATATAAATTACTACCATTAACTATTGAAGCAGTTGGACCGTTAAATGCAGTTCCTGTTTCTTTACAATTTTTCAAAGAGTTATTTGATAGGTCAATAGTACAAGCATACACTTTATTAGGAGTGTTTGCAGATAAATAAGCCGTAGCTGAGGCAATAGTTGGTGCAGTTGTATAAACGTAGTATGCAGTACCTTCTTGGAAACTTGCAAAAGTATTTTTATCAGTGAAACGTTTACAATTTTCTAAATTAGAACTAGTTGCATTTACTGCACAAATTGTAATTTCTCCTGAAGAAATACTTGTTACGTAAGCAAAACCATTAATAATATTTATTGAACGTGGTGAATAATAATTGTCAGCACCAGTTGCAGAGCAATTTTCAAATGTACCATCAGCTTTGATGCCGCATTTGTAAACCTTACTATCACCCTCTGCTGCGACATAAGCTAATCCATTGTAGATAGCAATACCGTTTGGCTTAACAAATGTGAAGTTTGTTGAAGAACAAACACCTATGGATTCATCATTATTTATTACGCATTTTTCAACAATATTTTTTTCATAATTTGTTAAATAGAAATATTTATTCGCTAAAATAATTCCAATTGATTTAACACTAGTTGGAGTAAAATTACATCCACTTAATGTACCAGTTTTACTATTTATAGCACACTTAGTTAAACCACCATTGTAGTTTGTGACATAAATATAACCATTTCTATTTGTGATGGCTGCTATATTGTTAAATACAACACCATCTGGAGTTTCTTTACAATTACTTAATACACCAGTAGTTTTTTCTATTTGGCACATAGTAATAGTACCTGAAGTACTCCATTTTTTATTATTGGTAACATAAGCATAGTCACCATTAATAGTAATACCTATTGGATCAGAAAAACTTCCTCCTGTAGCAATACAATCTTTTAACGAACCATTATCTTGATTAATGGTACATTTAGAAACTGTACTTTTGTCCCTATTAACCACATAAAAGTAATAAGTTTTCTCAACTTTTAATGGGTTTGGTTGTGATGGAGAAACCGTAATATCCCCACTTGAGGAGCCTCCTCCTCCCCCTCCGCCACCGCCTTTACTACAGGCAACAGCCAAAAGGGAAACTAACATAGCGGTTCGCAATTTTGTAAACATAACTTCTCTCCTTTGCTGAAAAGAGTATTTGCAAACAACCAATACTTTATCGGGTTCTTTTCTAATCAGTTGAGTTTCTCTTAAGAAAGAAGATAATATCCTTAATATTCAAATATTTAAGCTAACAATTCTTGATACTAGTTTATTTATTGTGACAAGGATTTATATGTGTGGATTGACGAATATTTTTTCCTAATGTAGTTTCAATTACTTATCTAACAGGTTGATTTATGCTAGAAATAAATAAAACAAAGTCAGTTATATTTGATATGGATGGAGTTATTGTAGATTCAGAACCCTTATGGTTGGAAGCTGAATTACAAATATTTAAATCCTTTGGACTTATATTAACACCAAAAGATTGTGAACTTACAAAAGGAATGCGACTAGCTAATATTGTTGATTTTTGGTATAAAAAACGCAATTGGAACAATGTTACACAAGAAGAAATTGGCAAAAAACTTGAGGCCAAACTAATAGAACTTATTGCAGAAAAAGCAACTGCAAAAGAGGGTCTTTTTGAAGTACTAATTAAATTAAAACAAAATAATATTTCATTAGCGATTTGTTCTTCTTCTCCTTTATCATTAATAAAAGCTGTTTGTAACAAGTTAAATTTATTTTCTTATTTTGATATTTTGCAATCAGCTGAAAACTGCGAATTTGGAAAACCACATCCTGAACCATATATTTCTACAATGTTAAAATTAAATACGACTTTTAATAAATGTTTTGTTATTGAGGATACAGTAACAGGAGCCATATCTGCTAAAGCTGCACGTATGAAAGTAATTGCTATTCCGGAAGGTGAAAATTATTTTTCCTCGAAATATGACTTTTGTGACTATAAATTTAAAACTCTATCTGAAATTATTCCATACATAAGTTAACAGATATTTTATTTTTGCAAAATCGAAGATTCCATAAAAATTTATTAAAAATAAAAAAACCCTCTTTCCTAAAAAAGAGGGTTTTTTTATTGCCAAAGCTTAATTAACGTAATTAACGACGGATATTTAATTCGCCAATAATTTTTTGATAACTAGCAACATTTTTGCGCTTTAAATAGTCTAATAAACTACGACGTTGGCTTACTAAAGATAATAAACCACGGCGGCCAGCATAGTCTTTAGAGTGTACGCGAAAGTGATCAGTTAACTGATTAATACGAGCTGTAAGTAAAGCAATTTGTACTTCAGGTGAACCAGTATCAGACTCATGAGTACGGTATTTAGAAATAATTTCTGCACGTTGTTCAGTAGTAATTTGCATGGTAATTCCTTTCTTTAAGAGGGAATATCCCCTTCGGGATTATTTTGATACAGGAAAACAACAAGTAATAGCCCCATGCTTGTGTGCTAAAAACCGATTGTTCCTAGGGCAGCCCTATGAGCTGTGCCGTTTTTACTACCACTTCATTTATAGGAAGGCAATCTAAAAATGACTTTTCGCCTAAAAGCAGGATTCTCATTTGGTGGATGGGTTGAGCAAATAATCAATCAAAATAAGGCACATGAGCAACTCCCAGATGGTATTTTACCTTTTAGTGATGAATATTTCTTATTTAAAGCTTTCTTAAGTAGTATGGAAAATGCTTGTATAGCAAATCCCAATCCCTCTGTTGGCTGCCTAATAGTAAATAATAATCAAATAATATCATATGGTTGCACTGAGAGGTGGGGGGCTAGACATGCCGAAAGAGTTGCTTTTGCAAAATTGACTCCTGATTTATTGGAAAACTCAAGCATATACGTAACACTTGAGCCTTGTACCCATACAGGAAGACAACCACCTTGCGTAGAGCTTTTTAAAGATAAGAATATCAAAAAAGTAGTGATTGGTTGTACAGACCCGAATCCTATTGTAGCTGGTCAGGGTATTAAAATATTAAAATCTCTTGGTCTGGCGCAGGTAAATTTATCTTTTGCAAATGAAATTAAAGCTTTTAACTACCCTTTTTTTATTCAACAACAGAAA of Pigmentibacter sp. JX0631 contains these proteins:
- a CDS encoding phospholipase D-like domain-containing protein, translating into MLFKIKLFILVCLFFVKYYANAQYNSSDLYLSYNFMKNLYLKYQENQPNWGGLVGLLPLNNWSHNINDFSINLWRTPISKEYPTKQFVDYVEYSVARTENVVHISTLWFTPGNSMEEALKRAISYLNQKSFEQQKFIRIRIMFSMYKASPLPTKNATEKVIEYLLPEGISPYLDLSVINYRNPVAFNHSKIIAIDRDQLFTGGANFPDRDYDDLEDPVNDLTIELNLPYVAELGRVYLSKIALESKLGDEFSLNSIACTNTEKSECTVSNRWYEPTDPNLNIFNIPVILQNYNKEYILGAGKMMSAKDYNDAEFSTNALLSMMDNAQYEINISQQSIRNITPNSTEIQNSTCAVIGKALSRGVKVNILLSSFSGQGPLLGYTESSFSDKATIKCIIKNTIDTYSIDPTGALERLSILRIARWFNFNGYKYGSARNHVKLIMADNKMAYIGSENLYYNNHAEFGIFIHSDLLVSKVRKEYWDPSYARAYSSYSSN
- the rpsO gene encoding 30S ribosomal protein S15 — its product is MQITTEQRAEIISKYRTHESDTGSPEVQIALLTARINQLTDHFRVHSKDYAGRRGLLSLVSQRRSLLDYLKRKNVASYQKIIGELNIRR
- a CDS encoding biliverdin-producing heme oxygenase, encoding MDKKIYSVLNEKSIRELLKEQTKDYHNSVENLNYLSKDSISKIDYINFLKIFYRVIDPIEQLYIIKFKSEIDNYFQPSFKTDLILSDLKNLAVDLKQIKKTEFLPKIESKYEMVGVLYVLEGSVLGSAMLYNKLIALFGEEFRDKLNYLYGYGKDNFVKWKQFLKFLDEFKIIDDSSKLELIEAAKNMFNCFANEFRVS
- the hxpB gene encoding hexitol phosphatase HxpB, which codes for MLEINKTKSVIFDMDGVIVDSEPLWLEAELQIFKSFGLILTPKDCELTKGMRLANIVDFWYKKRNWNNVTQEEIGKKLEAKLIELIAEKATAKEGLFEVLIKLKQNNISLAICSSSPLSLIKAVCNKLNLFSYFDILQSAENCEFGKPHPEPYISTMLKLNTTFNKCFVIEDTVTGAISAKAARMKVIAIPEGENYFSSKYDFCDYKFKTLSEIIPYIS
- a CDS encoding beta-propeller fold lactonase family protein yields the protein MFTKLRTAMLVSLLAVACSKGGGGGGGGGSSSGDITVSPSQPNPLKVEKTYYFYVVNRDKSTVSKCTINQDNGSLKDCIATGGSFSDPIGITINGDYAYVTNNKKWSTSGTITMCQIEKTTGVLSNCKETPDGVVFNNIAAITNRNGYIYVTNYNGGLTKCAINSKTGTLSGCNFTPTSVKSIGIILANKYFYLTNYEKNIVEKCVINNDESIGVCSSTNFTFVKPNGIAIYNGLAYVAAEGDSKVYKCGIKADGTFENCSATGADNYYSPRSINIINGFAYVTSISSGEITICAVNATSSNLENCKRFTDKNTFASFQEGTAYYVYTTAPTIASATAYLSANTPNKVYACTIDLSNNSLKNCKETGTAFNGPTASIVNGSNLYVGNKNGASITKCIIGTDNSLTNCNLIPINTFSDVHDLKIVNKYLYFTSYFDNKIGRCVFNEAAGNIEKCVKALDINHPDSIEFKDKKAYITSGDGAHKTFICDFDAATGAITKCDPSGSFGVGKSPTLIDIITTTSAKGTFSYIYIPNEAGYLARCIISPAGELSDCKDAESGISGPYSVKYFNDKLYVLSRSSGKISACSINSATGLLSECNEVLKDTPPMGAGSKLHGFTLAVFKK